From Acidobacteriota bacterium:
CCCTGATCATCGGCAACGCCGAATTGCGTTTTCCCATTTACCGGCTCCTGCACGGAGCGCTGTTCTACGATGTCGGCAACGTCTTCACCGACATGTCGTCGGTGTGCTGGCGCGACGTGGCCCACATCGTGGGATTCGGGTTCCGGATCAACACACCGGTGGTGCCGATCCGGCTGGACTTCGGATTGTCCCTGAAAGACATCCCCGACGCCAAGGACAACCAGTTCTACATCACCATCGGGAATCCGTTCTGATGCTGTACCGTGCTTTCATCATTCTGCTCGGTCTGGCCGGTGCCGCCACCGGCAGCCCCGTCGCGTGGCCGGACCCGCCGGACGAACCGCACCTTCAGGACCGGATCGTGGCGGAAGTGAGCGGGATGCCCGTGTCCCGGCGCGAGCTGCTGTTCGTGGCCTCCCTCATCGAGGGGCGGGTGGTGTCGCCTGACGAGCGGTCCGTCCTCGAAGCCGCGCTGACCCGGCTTTCGGATCAGCTCATCATCCGCCAGGAGCTGATCGACAGCATGGGGGATTCGGCGAAAGCCGCCGATACCGCCGCGATGGCGGCGCGGATCCGCGACCATTGCGGCGGGGGCGAGAAGCTGGCGGCGATCCAGGCGGTGTTCGGAATCACACCGGCGGAGTACGCCGATCTGGTGGAGCGCCAGGCGCTGGTGGTGGAATTTCTCCGGACCTATTTCCGGCCCTTCGTAGTGATCGCGCCGGAGGAGATCACCGCATTCTACACCGACGAACTGCTGCCGCAACTCCCCCCCGACACGTCCATCCCCCCGGTGGAGCAGGTGCGGGACTACATCGTCCGGATTCTGGAACAGCGCAAGATCAACGCCGAATTCAACGCCTGGATCGCCCAGCGGCGGGTGGAAGCGGCGATCCGCATCATCCCCGAGGATTAGCCGCGCGGCTGCCGCCTCAGTCCGCCGGGCGGAGAATCACGCGGATGTCTTTTTCCAGCGTATCGTTCGGCGTCTCGATGATCCGGCCGGCCTCCACCCCGTCCAACAGGAAGATGAAGGTGGGCACCCGCTCGATGTGCAGGTCGGCGGTCAGGCCGTCCGGGTCCTGCTTTGTGCGGTCCACCCCGATGTAGCGGATGCGGTCGGCCGGGAGCTTCAGCGCTTCGGTGATCTTGATGAATCGGGGCACCTGGTCCAGACTGTCCGAACACCAGCTGCCGAACACCACCACCACTTCCAGCTCCGCCGGCAGGGCCCCAACGGCCGCCAGCGTGTCGGCGTCGGGCGTGTAGGCGGTGTAATTTGCCCGGTAGGATTCAAAACGGTCCAGTATTTCAGCGGCCGTGAAGGTGCCGCGT
This genomic window contains:
- a CDS encoding thioredoxin family protein, yielding MRWKILTAVVLAACCGHALAVDLPIVRGTFTAAEILDRFESYRANYTAYTPDADTLAAVGALPAELEVVVVFGSWCSDSLDQVPRFIKITEALKLPADRIRYIGVDRTKQDPDGLTADLHIERVPTFIFLLDGVEAGRIIETPNDTLEKDIRVILRPAD